In the genome of Myxococcus stipitatus, one region contains:
- a CDS encoding TetR/AcrR family transcriptional regulator codes for MDRALRLFWRQGYEGTSLSDLTEELGINRPSLYAAFGNKESLFRKALDRYVERQLGLFHDAFAKPTARAAVEHLLLGLADAQTLPREPKGCITVQGALVSGADAAPVQGELAARRAAGEKALRERLERGQREGDVPAEVDCAELARYFTTVTQGMAVQAASGASRESLRRVARMAMLAWPT; via the coding sequence TTGGACCGCGCGCTGCGCCTGTTCTGGCGCCAGGGGTACGAGGGCACCTCGTTGTCGGACCTGACGGAGGAGCTCGGCATCAACCGCCCCAGCCTCTATGCGGCGTTCGGCAACAAGGAGTCCTTGTTCCGCAAGGCGCTGGACCGCTACGTGGAGCGGCAGCTGGGCCTCTTCCATGACGCCTTCGCCAAGCCGACGGCCCGCGCCGCCGTGGAGCACCTGTTGCTGGGGCTGGCGGATGCCCAGACGCTGCCCCGGGAGCCCAAGGGCTGCATCACCGTGCAGGGCGCGCTGGTGAGCGGGGCGGACGCGGCCCCCGTCCAGGGAGAGCTGGCGGCGAGGCGGGCCGCCGGGGAGAAGGCCCTTCGCGAGCGGCTGGAGCGGGGGCAGCGCGAGGGGGACGTGCCCGCCGAGGTCGACTGCGCGGAGCTGGCCCGCTACTTCACCACCGTCACGCAGGGCATGGCGGTCCAGGCCGCCAGCGGGGCCAGCCGGGAGTCGCTGCGGCGCGTGGCCCGGATGGCGATGCTGGCCTGGCCGACGTGA
- a CDS encoding SDR family NAD(P)-dependent oxidoreductase: MSKKLAGKVALVTGGARGIGAAAARALAAEGADVAISYVASAEKAQALVRELESQGVRAAAFQADQEVPEEAAKLIHTATKHFGRLDILVNNAGVVAQGPVDAAGNDHTALDRQHRVNVAGVIAAIREAARVMGPGGRIITVGSSITGRVGWPGMADYTSTKAAVVGYSKGAARDLGPKGITVNVVQPGFTDTDMSAGLESQKPAINAAIALGRFGRPEEVADSIVFLAGPGASYITGSVLTVDGGHGA, translated from the coding sequence ATGTCGAAGAAGCTCGCAGGCAAGGTGGCGCTGGTGACGGGTGGAGCGCGGGGTATCGGCGCGGCGGCGGCGCGTGCGCTGGCGGCGGAGGGCGCGGACGTGGCCATCAGCTACGTCGCCTCCGCGGAGAAGGCCCAGGCGCTGGTCCGGGAGCTGGAGTCCCAAGGCGTCCGCGCGGCGGCGTTCCAGGCGGACCAGGAGGTGCCCGAGGAGGCGGCGAAGCTCATCCACACCGCCACGAAGCACTTCGGCCGGCTGGACATCCTGGTCAACAACGCGGGAGTCGTCGCGCAGGGCCCGGTGGACGCCGCTGGAAATGACCACACCGCGCTGGACCGGCAGCACCGCGTCAACGTCGCGGGCGTCATCGCGGCCATTCGCGAGGCGGCCCGGGTGATGGGCCCGGGCGGGCGCATCATCACGGTGGGCTCGAGCATCACCGGACGCGTGGGCTGGCCGGGAATGGCGGACTACACGTCCACGAAGGCCGCGGTGGTGGGCTACAGCAAGGGCGCGGCCCGAGACCTGGGCCCCAAGGGCATCACCGTCAACGTGGTGCAGCCCGGCTTCACCGACACGGACATGTCGGCGGGGCTGGAGTCCCAGAAGCCCGCCATCAACGCGGCCATCGCCCTGGGCCGCTTCGGCCGCCCGGAAGAGGTCGCGGACAGCATCGTGTTCCTGGCCGGGCCGGGTGCCTCGTACATCACGGGCTCCGTGCTCACCGTGGACGGCGGTCACGGAGCCTGA
- a CDS encoding thymidine phosphorylase has product MQPYELIKTKRDGGRLDPADIRAFIQAYTAGTVADYQMAAMCMAVFFQGMDSRELGAWARAMLESGEVLDLSDTPAVKVDKHSTGGVGDKVSLSLAPLAAACGVPVPMISGRGLGHTGGTLDKLESIPGFDVNLSTDEYRRLVREVGCCLIGQTAQVAPADKKLYALRDVTATVDCIPLIASSIMSKKLAEGIDALVLDVKVGSGAFMKRDEDARTLAKTMIGLGAEMGRKVVALLTDMDQPLGRKVGNALEVMEAVDMLRGEAPEDYTEITYALTAEMLVLGKKAATVDEARQKLRRAVEDGSALRKLREIIQSQGGDPRSVDDYSLLPQARSTVDVVAPRAGFVTGIDTEGVGLAAVALGAGRQRVDSKIDPAVGFTLLKKVGEAVAEGEPVVRVHYNDEAPVNGVKARLLAAYRFGDAAPAPRPLVRERVE; this is encoded by the coding sequence GTGCAACCCTACGAGCTCATCAAGACCAAGCGCGATGGAGGCCGGCTGGACCCGGCGGACATCCGCGCCTTCATCCAGGCATATACGGCGGGGACAGTCGCGGACTACCAGATGGCGGCCATGTGCATGGCCGTCTTCTTCCAGGGGATGGACTCCCGGGAGCTGGGGGCCTGGGCACGGGCCATGCTGGAGTCGGGCGAGGTGCTGGACCTGTCCGACACCCCGGCCGTGAAGGTGGACAAGCATTCGACGGGCGGGGTGGGGGACAAGGTGTCGCTCAGCCTGGCCCCCCTGGCGGCCGCGTGCGGCGTCCCGGTGCCGATGATTTCCGGCCGGGGCCTGGGCCACACCGGCGGGACGCTGGACAAGCTGGAGTCCATCCCGGGCTTCGACGTGAACCTCTCCACGGACGAGTACCGTCGGCTGGTGCGCGAGGTGGGCTGCTGCCTGATTGGCCAGACGGCGCAGGTGGCGCCCGCGGACAAGAAGCTCTACGCGCTGCGCGACGTGACGGCGACGGTGGACTGCATCCCGCTGATTGCGTCCTCCATCATGAGCAAGAAGCTGGCGGAGGGCATCGACGCGCTGGTGCTGGACGTGAAGGTGGGCAGCGGCGCCTTCATGAAGCGCGACGAGGATGCCCGCACGCTCGCCAAGACGATGATTGGCCTGGGCGCGGAGATGGGCCGCAAGGTGGTGGCCCTCCTGACGGACATGGACCAGCCGCTGGGCCGCAAGGTGGGCAACGCGCTGGAGGTGATGGAGGCGGTGGACATGCTCCGCGGCGAGGCGCCGGAGGACTACACCGAAATCACCTACGCGCTGACGGCGGAGATGCTGGTGCTGGGCAAGAAGGCCGCCACGGTGGACGAGGCCCGCCAGAAGCTGCGCCGCGCCGTCGAGGACGGAAGCGCCCTGCGCAAGCTGCGCGAGATCATCCAGTCGCAGGGCGGGGACCCGCGCTCCGTCGACGACTACTCGCTCTTGCCCCAGGCGCGCTCCACGGTGGACGTGGTGGCGCCCCGGGCGGGCTTCGTGACGGGCATCGACACGGAGGGCGTGGGCCTGGCGGCCGTGGCGCTCGGTGCGGGCCGGCAGCGGGTGGACAGCAAGATCGACCCCGCGGTGGGCTTCACCCTCCTGAAGAAGGTGGGCGAGGCGGTGGCGGAGGGCGAGCCCGTGGTGCGCGTGCACTACAACGACGAGGCCCCCGTGAATGGCGTGAAGGCCCGTCTGCTGGCGGCCTACCGCTTCGGAGATGCCGCCCCCGCGCCCCGCCCCCTGGTGCGCGAGCGGGTGGAGTAG
- a CDS encoding BMP family ABC transporter substrate-binding protein encodes MTLRLQVLALTALLCACSKQKEETPPSGAPASASAQQEAKKPLPVGLVIDVGGRGDHSFNDAALRGLELWAAGKRYDGGKYVDVSEDEVRKSLPGHLASVASTLKALPIQPVVLQSKAQEDYIPNLQLLVDRGAQLAIGNGYLLANAVRTSAQENPQARYLLIDSQVLDAQGKVLRLPNVRTVLFKEHEGSFLVGALTGLVTKSKKVGFVGGIEVPLIQRFEVGYRAGVKTTNPEAAATLMSVYTGSFNDMAAGKQVAQDLIAKGADVIFHAAGSDGIGVIQAVKEARAAGKNVYAIGVDSDQSHVAPEAILTSMMKHSDLAVYQAAKDLVDGKFTATEQNLGLKENGVAMAEVRVDFPGKAEALQKVETLRQRVVSGQIQVPSVPADLAAFQAAAP; translated from the coding sequence ATGACGCTTCGCCTTCAGGTCCTTGCCCTCACGGCGCTCCTCTGCGCCTGTTCCAAGCAGAAGGAAGAGACGCCTCCCTCGGGCGCTCCGGCCTCCGCCTCCGCCCAGCAGGAGGCGAAGAAGCCCCTTCCGGTGGGCCTCGTCATCGACGTCGGTGGCCGAGGCGACCACTCCTTCAACGACGCCGCCCTCCGGGGCCTGGAGCTCTGGGCCGCCGGCAAGCGCTATGACGGCGGCAAGTACGTGGACGTCTCCGAGGACGAGGTCCGCAAGTCCCTGCCCGGCCACCTGGCGTCCGTCGCCTCCACCCTGAAGGCCCTGCCCATCCAGCCCGTGGTCCTCCAGAGCAAGGCCCAGGAGGACTACATCCCCAACCTCCAGCTCCTGGTGGACCGGGGCGCCCAGCTGGCCATCGGCAACGGCTACCTGCTGGCCAACGCCGTGCGGACCTCCGCGCAGGAGAACCCCCAGGCGCGCTACCTGCTCATCGACAGCCAGGTGCTCGACGCCCAGGGCAAGGTGCTGCGGCTGCCCAACGTCCGCACCGTCCTCTTCAAGGAGCACGAGGGCAGCTTCCTCGTGGGCGCGCTCACGGGCCTGGTGACGAAGTCGAAGAAGGTCGGCTTCGTGGGCGGCATCGAGGTGCCCCTCATCCAGCGCTTCGAGGTGGGCTACCGGGCGGGCGTGAAGACGACCAACCCCGAGGCCGCGGCCACGCTGATGTCCGTCTACACCGGCAGCTTCAACGACATGGCGGCCGGCAAGCAGGTGGCGCAGGACCTCATCGCCAAGGGCGCGGACGTCATCTTCCACGCGGCGGGCTCGGACGGCATCGGCGTCATCCAGGCGGTGAAGGAGGCGCGCGCGGCGGGCAAGAACGTGTACGCCATCGGCGTGGACTCCGACCAGTCGCACGTGGCGCCGGAGGCCATCCTCACCTCGATGATGAAGCACTCGGACCTGGCCGTGTACCAGGCCGCCAAGGACCTGGTGGACGGCAAGTTCACCGCCACCGAGCAGAACCTGGGCCTCAAGGAGAACGGCGTGGCCATGGCGGAGGTCCGCGTGGACTTCCCCGGCAAGGCGGAGGCGCTCCAGAAGGTGGAGACGCTGCGCCAGCGCGTCGTGTCCGGTCAGATTCAGGTGCCTTCCGTCCCGGCGGACCTCGCCGCTTTCCAGGCCGCTGCCCCCTGA
- a CDS encoding ABC transporter ATP-binding protein, protein MSLDIREGELLAVVGENGAGKSSLMNVLYGLYQPDSGEVSVDGAPVRLKSPRDAIARGIGMVHQHFMLVPTLTVAENVVLGREPTRRGLLDRERAIREVSETCAKFGFALDVRARVDTLTVGSQQKVEIVKALHRGARVLVLDEPTAVLTPQESDELARVMRGLVAQGRTVVLISHKLKEVLGVADRIAVMRRGRHVAEVRPAETSASELAALMVGETQRASNTEAQANTAASPPGEVLLEAKGLQARGDNGHPALRGVDLTVRAGEIVGIAGVDGNGQRELAEVLTGLRPLTSGEGTLLGRKLTGLTPAEARARGVGHVPEDRLRRAVVKALSVEENVALGRHNQPPFARGPWIDFKGRRERATTLLAAYDVRPPEPTLALQALSGGNQQKVVVARELDAKPRLLVVVQPTRGLDIGAVAQVHARLREARAQGAGVVLVSLDLEEVLALADRVYVFFEGRVTGEFTRPEYDERELGRRMLGAEQGHG, encoded by the coding sequence GTGTCGCTCGACATCCGCGAGGGGGAGCTGCTCGCGGTGGTGGGAGAGAATGGCGCGGGCAAGTCCAGCCTGATGAACGTCCTCTACGGGCTGTACCAACCGGACTCGGGCGAAGTGTCCGTGGACGGCGCGCCCGTGCGCCTGAAGAGTCCTCGGGACGCGATTGCCCGAGGCATCGGCATGGTGCACCAGCACTTCATGCTGGTCCCCACCCTCACCGTGGCGGAGAACGTGGTGCTCGGCCGCGAGCCCACGCGCCGAGGCCTGCTCGACCGCGAGCGCGCCATCCGCGAGGTGTCAGAGACGTGCGCGAAGTTCGGCTTCGCGCTGGACGTGCGCGCACGCGTGGACACGCTCACGGTGGGCTCGCAGCAGAAGGTGGAGATCGTCAAGGCGCTGCACCGGGGAGCCCGGGTGCTGGTGCTCGACGAGCCCACCGCCGTGCTCACGCCCCAGGAGTCCGACGAGCTGGCGCGCGTGATGCGCGGCCTGGTCGCGCAGGGGCGCACCGTCGTCCTCATCAGCCACAAGCTCAAGGAAGTGCTGGGCGTGGCGGACCGCATCGCCGTGATGCGCCGGGGCCGGCACGTCGCGGAGGTGCGTCCGGCCGAGACGTCCGCGTCGGAGCTCGCCGCCCTCATGGTGGGCGAGACGCAGCGCGCATCCAACACCGAGGCCCAGGCGAACACCGCCGCGAGTCCTCCGGGCGAGGTGCTGCTCGAGGCAAAGGGACTCCAGGCCCGGGGCGACAACGGCCACCCGGCGCTGCGAGGCGTGGACCTCACGGTGCGCGCGGGCGAAATCGTCGGCATCGCGGGCGTGGATGGCAACGGGCAGCGGGAGCTGGCCGAGGTGCTCACCGGCCTGCGCCCGCTGACGTCCGGAGAGGGCACGCTGCTGGGCCGCAAGCTGACGGGCCTCACGCCCGCGGAGGCTCGCGCGCGAGGCGTGGGCCATGTCCCCGAGGACCGGCTGCGCCGCGCGGTGGTGAAGGCGCTGAGCGTCGAGGAGAACGTGGCGCTGGGCCGGCACAACCAGCCGCCCTTCGCCCGGGGCCCGTGGATTGATTTCAAGGGGCGCCGGGAGCGCGCCACGACGCTGCTCGCCGCGTACGACGTGCGCCCGCCCGAGCCGACGCTGGCGCTGCAGGCGCTGTCGGGTGGCAACCAACAGAAGGTCGTGGTGGCGCGAGAGCTGGACGCGAAGCCCCGGCTGCTGGTGGTGGTGCAGCCCACGCGCGGCCTGGACATCGGCGCGGTGGCGCAGGTGCACGCGCGGCTGCGCGAGGCCCGTGCGCAGGGCGCGGGCGTGGTGCTGGTGTCGCTGGACCTGGAAGAAGTGCTGGCCCTGGCGGACCGGGTCTACGTGTTCTTCGAGGGCCGCGTGACGGGCGAGTTCACCCGTCCGGAGTACGACGAGCGGGAGCTGGGACGACGCATGCTGGGAGCGGAGCAGGGCCATGGGTGA
- a CDS encoding ABC transporter permease, protein MGERTRQALPSVLSVLLSLVVCWLLIALSKDADGFTTATAAYLQMLWGGVGDWPRYLEGAAATVLTRPLGEAAMKAALLTFTGLSVAVAFKVGLFNIGAQGQMILGALAAAVVGAHVALPAPLHIPAALLGAALAGGAWAGIAAVLRLYRGVHEVISTIMLNWVALRLVDNWLVVGPLRGVAEAGASITGTAEIHPTAQLPRLLGEVSRLNLGFVLAVLAAVAVWAWLTRTRSGFETRAVGLGDEAARAAGIPVARRAGFAMTLAGALAGLAGAVLVLGTEGRYPGTLGAPYGFDGIAIALIGNNHPLGVGAAALFFGVLRAGGTRMQLLDVHKSFPELIQGLALLFVAGRLIWLAVLRKRNATAPVPAAPPAPAAQVPHA, encoded by the coding sequence ATGGGTGAGCGCACGAGGCAGGCCCTGCCATCGGTGCTGTCGGTGTTGTTGTCGCTGGTGGTGTGCTGGTTGCTCATCGCCCTGTCGAAGGACGCGGACGGCTTCACCACCGCCACCGCGGCCTATCTCCAGATGCTCTGGGGTGGCGTGGGCGACTGGCCCCGCTACCTCGAAGGCGCCGCCGCCACCGTCCTCACCCGTCCCCTGGGCGAGGCCGCGATGAAGGCCGCGCTGCTCACCTTCACCGGGCTGTCGGTCGCGGTGGCCTTCAAGGTGGGCCTGTTCAACATCGGCGCGCAGGGGCAGATGATTCTCGGCGCGCTCGCGGCCGCGGTGGTGGGCGCGCATGTGGCCCTGCCCGCGCCGCTGCACATTCCGGCGGCGCTCTTGGGCGCGGCGCTGGCGGGTGGCGCGTGGGCGGGAATCGCCGCCGTGCTGCGGCTCTATCGAGGCGTGCACGAGGTCATCTCCACCATCATGCTCAACTGGGTGGCGCTGCGACTGGTGGACAACTGGCTCGTCGTGGGTCCGCTGCGCGGTGTCGCGGAGGCGGGCGCCTCCATCACCGGCACCGCCGAAATCCACCCCACCGCGCAGCTGCCCAGGCTCCTCGGCGAGGTCTCGCGCCTCAACCTGGGCTTCGTCCTGGCCGTGCTCGCCGCCGTCGCGGTCTGGGCGTGGTTGACGCGCACGCGCTCGGGCTTCGAGACGCGCGCGGTGGGCCTGGGTGACGAGGCCGCTCGCGCCGCCGGCATCCCCGTGGCGCGACGCGCGGGGTTCGCCATGACGTTGGCGGGTGCGCTCGCGGGCCTCGCGGGCGCGGTGCTCGTGCTGGGCACCGAGGGCCGCTACCCGGGCACGCTCGGCGCGCCCTACGGCTTCGACGGCATCGCCATCGCGCTCATCGGCAACAACCACCCGCTGGGCGTGGGCGCCGCGGCCCTCTTCTTCGGCGTGCTGCGCGCGGGTGGCACGCGCATGCAGCTGCTCGACGTGCACAAGAGCTTCCCCGAGCTCATCCAGGGCCTGGCCCTGCTCTTCGTCGCCGGCCGCCTCATCTGGCTGGCGGTGCTGCGCAAGCGCAACGCGACCGCCCCCGTGCCGGCCGCGCCCCCGGCCCCGGCCGCGCAGGTGCCCCATGCTTGA
- a CDS encoding ABC transporter permease, which translates to MLEIIHRLLFATLDAAPALVFAALGAVLSERAGVVAVGMEGMMRTGAFCAAVAALVMPTPLAVGMGMLAGAALAAVHGFLCIRWRSDQVVSGIALNLVALAGGTFLLETHFGPNGTPPIQQLGTWELPGLSSVPVLGALSGHAAPTYLALVLPLLLQAMLTRTPLGLRLRAVGDKPHAVATLGLSVPALRWGAVLGSGLLAGLGGAVLSTTVLDRFEQHTPAGLGFMALAAMVFGRWTPMGAFLAAAFFAFGNALRIGLASSSPALLDLVPQGVLLALPYVLTLLVLTLQGQRNSTPAALGVPYEQESR; encoded by the coding sequence ATGCTTGAAATCATCCACCGGCTCCTGTTCGCCACGCTGGACGCCGCCCCCGCGCTCGTCTTCGCCGCCCTGGGCGCGGTGCTCTCCGAGCGCGCGGGCGTGGTGGCCGTCGGCATGGAAGGAATGATGCGCACGGGCGCCTTCTGCGCCGCGGTGGCCGCGCTCGTCATGCCCACGCCCCTCGCGGTGGGCATGGGCATGCTCGCCGGCGCGGCGCTGGCCGCGGTGCATGGCTTCCTGTGCATCCGCTGGCGCTCGGACCAGGTGGTGTCCGGCATCGCGCTCAACCTGGTGGCCCTGGCCGGAGGAACCTTCCTCCTGGAGACACACTTCGGCCCCAATGGAACGCCGCCCATCCAACAGCTCGGCACGTGGGAGCTGCCGGGCCTGTCCTCCGTGCCGGTGCTCGGCGCGCTCTCCGGCCACGCCGCGCCCACCTACCTGGCACTTGTCCTTCCGTTGCTGTTGCAAGCCATGCTGACCCGCACGCCCCTGGGCCTGCGCCTGCGCGCGGTGGGCGACAAGCCTCACGCGGTGGCCACCCTGGGACTCTCCGTCCCCGCCTTGCGGTGGGGCGCGGTGTTGGGCAGCGGACTGCTGGCGGGCCTGGGCGGCGCGGTGCTCTCCACCACGGTGCTGGACCGCTTCGAGCAGCACACGCCCGCGGGCCTGGGCTTCATGGCCCTGGCCGCCATGGTGTTCGGCCGGTGGACCCCCATGGGCGCCTTCCTCGCGGCCGCGTTCTTCGCCTTCGGCAACGCGCTGCGAATCGGCCTGGCCTCCAGTTCGCCAGCCCTCCTGGACCTCGTCCCCCAGGGTGTCTTGCTGGCGCTGCCCTACGTCCTCACCCTCCTCGTCCTCACCCTCCAGGGACAGCGCAACAGCACACCCGCCGCACTCGGCGTGCCATACGAGCAGGAGTCGCGCTGA
- a CDS encoding sensor histidine kinase — protein sequence MAGWVMLETTGTTETYRPRVLAVDVESEGMERLCSILAPAGYDVLPARGEEARQAADLVLLDVKQPGTDGLAAYRRLQAELGVPSVPVLMLTRRADRQLRRQVLEAGVDDVLTTEPLDPLELKVRVHTLLELKAHRDRGGERAEELLDPRARWVEMERLARVGTLAADVAQNLDHISAGLQQALGHVRERAKQGLPPDAEELKKLGVAGEQMRLYGQHLLSLGPTNPKDIQRFDLRDLVPGVVERMRDNGRLGSAEVTVLLPEDPIAVVFNRRQLEQVVVELLANAAQAVEDVKDRPHRIHVGVEMPDMFGDFGPRLFVKDTGIGIFEDELQAVFEPYYTTKPPEKGAGLGLTVARALVESMGGKLTVQSRVNLGSTFTVELPEQTSSW from the coding sequence ATGGCGGGGTGGGTGATGCTGGAGACGACGGGAACGACCGAGACGTACCGCCCCCGCGTGTTGGCGGTGGACGTGGAATCCGAGGGCATGGAGCGGCTGTGCTCCATCCTGGCCCCGGCGGGCTACGACGTGCTGCCCGCGCGTGGCGAGGAGGCGCGTCAAGCCGCGGACCTCGTATTGCTGGACGTGAAGCAGCCCGGGACTGACGGACTGGCGGCCTATCGCAGGCTCCAGGCGGAGCTGGGTGTGCCCTCGGTGCCGGTGCTGATGCTGACGCGCCGGGCGGACCGTCAGCTGCGCCGCCAGGTGCTCGAGGCGGGCGTCGACGACGTGCTGACCACCGAGCCGCTTGATCCACTGGAGCTCAAGGTCCGCGTGCACACGCTGCTGGAACTCAAGGCCCACCGCGACCGCGGAGGCGAGCGCGCCGAGGAGCTGCTGGACCCGCGCGCCCGCTGGGTGGAGATGGAGCGGCTGGCGCGCGTGGGCACGCTGGCGGCGGACGTGGCGCAGAACCTGGACCACATCAGCGCGGGCCTCCAGCAGGCGCTGGGGCACGTGCGCGAGCGCGCCAAGCAGGGCCTGCCTCCGGACGCGGAAGAGCTCAAGAAGCTGGGCGTGGCCGGCGAGCAGATGCGGCTGTACGGCCAGCACCTGCTCTCGTTAGGCCCGACCAACCCCAAGGACATCCAGCGCTTCGACCTGCGCGACCTGGTGCCCGGCGTGGTGGAGCGGATGCGCGACAACGGCCGGCTGGGCTCCGCCGAGGTGACGGTGCTCCTGCCGGAGGACCCCATCGCCGTGGTGTTCAACCGCCGCCAGCTGGAGCAGGTGGTGGTGGAGCTGCTCGCCAACGCGGCGCAGGCGGTGGAGGACGTGAAGGACCGCCCGCACCGGATTCACGTCGGCGTGGAGATGCCGGACATGTTCGGGGACTTCGGCCCGCGCCTGTTCGTGAAGGACACGGGCATCGGCATCTTCGAGGACGAGCTGCAGGCCGTCTTCGAGCCGTACTACACGACGAAGCCGCCGGAGAAGGGCGCCGGCCTGGGCCTCACCGTCGCTCGCGCCCTGGTGGAGTCCATGGGCGGCAAGCTGACGGTGCAGAGCCGGGTCAACCTGGGCAGCACCTTCACGGTGGAGCTGCCCGAGCAGACGTCCTCCTGGTAG